cgcagcacgagatcacgtcatgtggaatcacagtgagctactgaacggcgccgaaaggtgcccgtagcaacattagagatatagctagagagatgtctctgtaatctctttcctccctagagcaaaccacaacaacagattacttacctcaagttgaatttcaagttgaatttcaagttgaattctggtaccagcgttgatctctcaccggtaccgagaatgagacacatcacacacagtgtatgaccatcctccactggcattctactgttgcaattagtACAGTTGTGGAATccaggcatttttttttattatttttttttattattatttatttttaattattattattattatttcttccccagttagttattattatgatttcagtcacaccttgactttaggcatgaacctgatagcactgttactgcctggtaccagatatggttccagcagaggtgcaagagatggtgggtactaagggtctcacactccagtagtagcactaatcaccctcggtaccgactctggtaccagcattgatctctcaccggtaccgagaatgagattgtcggtaccgagagttgcgcagcacgagatcacatcagatgaggcagctggaggtgggtactaagggtctcacactccagtagcagcactaatcaccctcggtaccgactctggtaccagcgttgatctctcaccggtaccgagaatgagattgtcggtaccgagagttgcgcagcacgagatcacgtcagatgaggcagctggagtataacatgcacgcaagcaactcctccgatagagggagagtggtggcagtttgttacacaggataattattccactgcggaaccaagaagcccagcgagtaactacctcgacagaggaagagtcgcggccgtcctgcaggagagttcatgcacgcaagcaactcgctcgatagagggagagtggcggcagaatcacagtgagctactgaacggcgccgaaaggtgcccgtagcaacattagagatatagctagagagatgtctctgtaatctctttcctccctagagcaaaccacaacaacagattacttacctcaagttgaatttcaggtggatatgcgcctcTGGGATTAcacgagagtagcttcacatgcgaaagcacaagctacagggagaagccaccgttactataagctgcgatagcacacttttaataaggcggggataatagcctgataacgatagcctggagaggggcaacagtagtcaccagctctcggacagctaactgccagtaggcacctcgttaccagtatcaattcgtaccttatcagatcgcgtgagggattaaagagaggacgaagtatgctgcgctgggacttatatactgtgtactgtagcgcggcacactcacgtgatgaagttttgatatagtgtacctcagaactcgtgcatgcgcggattatattccagccccactgtattcaattctacaggtgagttagaacagcttaaccaatgtactactgcacccccatgcgatcatggaggctgacttttgaagttagcactaacacaagttgcatggtcaattttcactgtagcacaggatgtgcaagactctattattttcaaaaagaattgacttctgcaactgctgctgacttctgtaagcaaaggacagtttcccatgtcttctgggtctatttcaagtgagctcgggtggataggggaatgttaaacccctctttcATTTGCtgcatgaagcgtccttaatatggatgttttcactagctgtaattctgagactacagccaatatacatttcatgatgtcatgaacctatacaatgattttaatgacaaaaatatgtcttatgtaCACTCAATCACAGTAaatccttgttgttttatcttatttggatgtttataacatttcactgatccccgtcccaacttatttgagacgtgttgcagttatcaaactagaaatgagtacatatgtcccctaaaacaatattttttctcggttttaacacttgatatgttgtcttttcactattctccatctaagacatgtattaaatgttttaaaaatgaaagcattttgattttattctaggttcaccaaacgtcccaacttcaccagagttggggtttgtagttagcAACAATGGTAGATAACATAGCTAACAACTAGCTAACTAGCTAATAGTTTCTAACATagcagctaacatagttagcaactgtggtttaCTGAAATACACACCtgcagtgggttgcaccagcAGATCGTAAGTTCCACCGTAGGCTACGGTGAGCGTAAATTGTGCCTACTGTGAGTTTGAGTTTACGGACGACTAAAAAGGTACGGGTTGCACCGTGCAATTAGTTTCAAGGTAACACTAAGTTAGAACTTAAATTCTATACCTCCTACCTACCAGGCACAATTTCCATCTTAGGCGACAAAACAGTAAACATCTGTTATTTAAAAAACTAAAGTTAAATGAGATAGCCATCATGAAGGGGGTGTGGTATATCCACCCCATTTCATGTATTTAATGGTGTCCGCCAAGGTGGGCTTTTTCTCctgccttgtttaatgtttacatgaatGACTTATCTGTCCAGTTGAGTTTGTGTTCCATAGGCTGTTTTATTGGTAATTCGTTGGTGAATCAccttatgtatgcagatgatctggccaTTGTGAGCCCATGTAGTGCTGGGTTGCAACAATTACTTAAAGTATGCACTCAATAGGCTTGTTTATGACATTAAATGTAATGCAAAGAAAAGCAATGTCATGATAGTGAGAAGTAAAGCAGATAAGAAGATGACATTCCCTGTTTTCTATCTGTGTGATAGCCCACTTATGGTGTGTAAAGAAGTTAAGTACCTTGGTCATATAATTTCGGATGATCTCAGTGATGATCGTGACATATATCGTCAACGACGTAAATTATATGCCCAGGCCAACATGTTTAGCATGTGCTCAGTCAATGTCATATGCTCTCTGTTTAAAACCTTCTGTACACCCATGTATACCGCTCACTTATGATGTAGGTATAAGAAAATCAGCTACCAGAAGTtgacagtagcatataatgacactATGAGATTGTTGATGAAGTTACCAAGATGGTATTATAGGCTAAATAATTAGCTTTAAGATGCAACACATGATTTcaatttaaattaaatttaaCATATTTTTTGTCCGTCTCAGTGAGTTGTCTACACTTCCAGGTCTCTGTCAGACTTTCCATTTAAAACTGGAAAAAAGTTGGAACACTTGGCACTTTGAAAACGCAAACTGGATTTCAGATATCGGTTGTATTGAACTTGCTGTGAAGTGTGCTCTTCAATAGATTCATTTTAAAACCATGCTGTCTGAAACAGGGATTTGCAAAGCAGTCTAAAGAGAATGCAGGAATTTCAGACTCAAATACCTTTTATTGATATCAAATCATAACAAAGAACAATTCAACACAATTGTTGTATAGATTGTTTGTATGatgaaatagaaaagaaaagaaaaaacattgcCCTGAAAGACAAGTTACAAAGTCACTTGCAAATACAAAATCAGAGTAATCAGAAGGTCAATAGACCTAAGTCATACGTGAGCATACAAAAAAGCAAAAGGTTCCCAAACCCACTGATGGACAGAAAGAAAAATCATGTGTATTATAACATAATAATTAATCTGAGAATCAAAGCTTAGCATATATTTTAACCACCGattgaaaacacaaaaaaactcaaAACTATGTCCATTTCCTTCCAGAAATGCACAGAGCACattctggatggatggatggatcaccTATATTACACCAGTAGTCCACAATAGCACATATGAAGTACATAAAAAAGTAAGGAATGATATTTATTTTTCACATCCAAAGATATATTGTGGATATATTGTGGAGGAAAAGAGGACAAGACAGAATTTGTAGACTACACCAGTTATCAagccacagtaaaaaaaaacaaaaaacataaaaaatagaaACATCACAAAATTTAGGAAAATTGACAATGCAATTTTTATATAAGTGCAAATATTACTTTCTGATTTTTCCGAGAAACAAAATGTATCAGTATAATAGTCTGATAGCTTCATAATAACGTTTATAAATGCTTATGACTAATCTTTGTACTGCCACATTGTCAGTCATTGCCTTAAAAATAAGTGTATGCGGAAGTATAATAGTAGgctagtagtgtagtagtattagtagtagtagtgagtGGAGTTGTAATCATCTTCAActgtctcctcctcatcatcagatAGCTCAGCCCCCAATATACGCTTCAGCGATATGTTTCCCTTGGCTATCTCCCTAACTTTCTCCAGTAACTCCCTGCGGCTTCTATTCTTCTTCAGATTCCTTACAAAGCTCTCAAATATAGCAATCAGTGAAtgggcaaactcaatcacatgcTCTATTTGATTTGGAAATTCATAGTCATAACCTGCGGTGTGTAGGCCAACAACTCTTCCAAGCCCATCAAATACAGGGGATCCAGAGGAACCATGATACATGAAAGTGTTGTAGGTTATGACGCTGTCTGCTTTCTTTCCCAACATTATGTTTTCAATACCCTTCCTTGACAGGATTTGTTGAATGGAGAGGAGCATGACTAGGTTGTCTTTGTGTGGCTCTAAATTGCTATCAACGGTTTTCATTCTGTTTTCTTTCTCAATGACAAATGTTGGATCCATTTTTTTAATTGCACCTGCTGGGTGACCAATGATACAGGCCTCACCATTCTCAGGCAGGGGACCAAAACACCTAAGGAGACCTGGTGGCACCTTTACACTTGTTGAGTTCCAGAATGGCATAATCTAGGTTGCGATCAAAGTCAACAAGCCTTTTCTCAGCCATGAAGTAGTAAACATTTTTTGGCTGAGGATCCTCATAGTTGAACAAGGCATACACCTCTATTCCTTCCTCTAGCTTTTTGTCTTCATCAACATGATCTGTGAACAAATGTGCATTTGTCAAGATAAACCCATCGAATAGCACAAAGCCTGTTCCCTCACAAATATCCCCAACAGTGATTTTGCAAACTGACTCTCCTAGCTTGAGCAACTTTCTGACTCTGTGAACTTCACTAAAAGACTTCTGACTCTTTCCAAAGTTCTCCTTCCTCAGTTCCAGTTCTTTCTGATAAGAGTCAGCTGGAAATCTATTCTCCATCCATTTCCTCAGTTCTGGAAACTGCTTACGAAGTATGTCATAGATTTCAGTGGTGTCGACTTCATCTCCCTGTTTCTCCATTAATGTTCTCAGGctatccccacactgctgtgCTATGTCTGCAGCAGATCTTTCCTTGCCCTTGCATTGTTCAGTCTTTGATGGGCTCTCATGCACACTTACATCACTCTTTCTCCTCTGCAGCTGTATCTTAAATGTTTTCTGGTCTAAGCTGTCATTGACCTTTTGTGTACAGCTTGTAAGGCTGTTTGGATTATCGTTGTCGGACAGAGTGAAGTCACCAAGGTGATCACTGAATCGGCCGTCTCTCCTCAGGACGTCTGCCACAGTCATGCCCTCCTCTCCATAAACACAGAGACGCTTGTATTTTTTCACAATTTTATTCTGAAATAGCTCCTTTGATTTGGCATTGGTCCCTCCCACTGTATCTATGTAGAAgatggaatatttgtcatttggATGGAACATTTTGTGCTGCTGGTTTTGTGCCTTTTCGATCATTTTTGTTTGACATGATAGAATCACAGTCTCTTCATGTCCAACAAGACAACAAGGGAAATGTGTGGGAATAATAACATCCTTGTCCTCTCTACCTAGCTGAAAGATAATGTCCTCATCTGGTGATTTCAGCTCTTTCTTCTGTGATTTTACTGCCTCCAGTACGGTCTGGGGGTGATCACAGTAAATGGTGTAATCGTTCTGGTCAGATGGGTCAAACTTCACTTTGAAAGTATGTGCATGTTGACTCTGAAAAATAAGAGTGATTTTACATGTTAGATACCAATTTCATATGGAAATACTTCTGGGTATTGAATATGTGCACAGTCTACTTACCATAGACTCCTGGACATTTTCTTCCTTCACCTTAAATGAAGTGGGTTTCATGTTCTACAACGTAAAAATgataacaatgaaatacagtgACAGAAAGAATACAATTTCAATCCACGTAAGCAGGAATCCATGGCAGCTGAATTAGATGGGACAACTTGTAGCTTTTGAATCAAAATAAAGCTTAAAACTACCCAGTGGGTACCTTTCCTCAACTTACATGGTTTGGGAAATGGATTTATAATACATAACACTGCAGATTCCCAGCAAACTGTTCAAGCTGTGCACACCTATTTTAATTTGATGAGGAATGTTTCCCAACAGTATGGTTTAATCCACTGTATGAGCATCAAAGTATGCCTCGGAGAGGAAATGCACGTTTCTGGGAGAATGACCCAATTGCCTACAGGGCCCCACCAATTCTGCCCTCTGTAGGATGTGTCCATTGCCCAACAGTTAGCCCTATCTCTCCTCTTCATAATACATCCACCCACAGTAATAATGAATTGTGTTGTACACATTTTCTGCCCATCTATTCCTGTCCCTCTTTGCAGACCGATAGGAACCTGTCAGGCTACTCAAGTTATACTTCACAGATCTTGGTGCTGGCTGGGCCTTTTGAAAGAATGCAGCTGTACCTGAATAAGGTGACTCAGCATCATAAACGCAAAAGCAGGAAGCAGAAATCACGTTACAGTAATAACGTTATGCTGTGATACGCAACCCAAGCTGACATTTGAAGTGGGCACATCCATTGAATTGGCCTGTCTAAACATGCTATGCCACCACAACCAACAGAcatacagtttctctctctctctctctctctctctctctctctctctttctctctctctctctctctctctccgctctcctcttctctctctctctctcacacacacacacaccacacacacacacacacacacacacacacacacacacacacacacacacacacacacacacacacacacacacacacagcagactacGTATAAGACCATGCTTCACATTATGAAGTGGAGCAGCATAGCACTTACGTAAGcaagttaaaggtgcactttcACTATTTTTACATTCTAGGGTCAGATCTAGGTGCTGGCTGTGGCTAATGAAAGAATGCAGCTCTACCAGAATAAGGTGACTCATAACAGCATACACATAAAAGTGAATGAAACCAGGAAGCAGAAACCATGTCACAGTAATAACGCTATGCTGAGATATTGAACCCAAACCGACATTTTAAGTGGGCACGTCCGGACAAAACATGCCATGCCACAAGAACCAAcagggccaaacacacacacacacacagacacacagacacagacacacacacacacacacacacacacacacacacacacacactgaaaagtaATGAGAGACTACAGTTGCTTATAATGCCTAGCGGCCAATGTGCTTACCATGACAAAAGGCGCAGTTCTGGCTCAAATATTTTAACTTCTATTTCCTCCTTATTTTCTCGTTTCTCTCTCAGTTGCGTTGCTCAGCAAAGTGTTGTTCAATATTTAGCAGCGTATTGTTTAATTATTGTTTCAGAATGAGTTACTCGTTCCAAGACCTGTTGGGAACACTGAGAGGGAAATGTTCAGCCAGATCTTTTCTCTTCTCGCCTAAAATGAAGTTTGAGTTGACGGTGCAGTCTATTCGATCCAGTTGAGGGAAGTTCCAGAATGTTCTTTGTCAGGTGAACAAATATACCGCCTATTTCACTACCAAGAGCCAATTATCTGCCCAgttacacacacagtcttccaaTGGTATCACTGCATTTTGCTCAGTTGCATGCCACGTGTAAGGAAGCAAAATAACTTGTAATGAGAAAAGTGCTCAACAGCTGACATTCAGGTCTATTCAGGGAAATGGGCTGTT
This window of the Engraulis encrasicolus isolate BLACKSEA-1 chromosome 7, IST_EnEncr_1.0, whole genome shotgun sequence genome carries:
- the LOC134451997 gene encoding serine protease FAM111A-like codes for the protein MNMKPTSFKVKEENVQESMSQHAHTFKVKFDPSDQNDYTIYCDHPQTVLEAVKSQKKELKSPDEDIIFQLGREDKDVIIPTHFPCCLVGHEETVILSCQTKMIEKAQNQQHKMFHPNDKYSIFYIDTVGGTNAKSKELFQNKIVKKYKRLCVYGEEGMTVADVLRRDGRFSDHLGDFTLSDNDNPNSLTSCTQKVNDSLDQKTFKIQLQRRKSDVSVHESPSKTEQCKGKERSAADIAQQCGDSLRTLMEKQGDEVDTTEIYDILRKQFPELRKWMENRFPADSYQKELELRKENFGKSQKSFSEVHRVRKLLKLGESVCKITVGDICEGTGFVLFDGFILTNAHLFTDHVDEDKKLEEGIEVYALFNYEDPQPKNVYYFMAEKRLVDFDRNLDYAILELNKCKGATRSP